The DNA region ACGGGTGAGCTGCAGCCCCAGAAGGGCTCGGTCGTCCGTCCGGAGAAGCTCGGCATCCTGCGCCAGGACCAGTTCGCCTTCGACGAGTTCCGCGTCGTCGACACCGTCATCATGGGCAATGCGCGGCTGTGGTCGGCCCTCGAGGAGCGCGATCGGCTCTACGAGAAGCACGACATGACCGACGAGGACGGGATGCGCCTCGGCGAGCTCGAGGGCATCGTCGGCGAGGAGGACGGCTACAGCGCGGAGAGCGACGCGGCGATCCTGCTGGCGGGCCTCGACATCCCCGACGCGCTGCACGAGAAGAAGATGCGCGAGCTGCAGGGCGGGCAGAAGGTGCGCGTGCTGCTGGCGCAGGCACTGTTCGGGCACCCGCAGGCCCTCCTGCTGGACGAGCCGACCAACCACCTGGACCTCGATTCGATCCACTGGCTCAAGGACTTCCTCGTCCGGTACGAGGGATCGCTGATCGTGATCTCGCACGATCGGCACTTCCTGAACGCCGTCTGCACGCACATCGCCGACATCGACTACGAGACGATCATCACCTACACCGGCGGGTACGACGACATGGTGCTCGCCAAGACGCAGATCCGGTCGCGGATCGAGGCCGACAACGCGCAGCGCGAGAAGAAGATCGCGCAGCTCAACGAGTTCATCGCGCGGTTCTCGGCCGGCACGCGCTCGAGCCAGGTGACGTCGCGCAAGAAGGAAGTCGAGCGCCTGCAGACCAACGACCTCGCGCGGTCCAACATCCAGCGCCCGTTCATCAACTTCCGCATCGAGCGCCCGTCGGGCAAGCTCGCGCTGGAGTGCAAGGGCGTGTCGAAGGCCTATGGCGACCTCGAGGTCGTGCGCGACTTCACGGCCATCGTCAACCGCGGCGAGAAGGTCGTGATCGTCGGCCGCAACGGCGTCGGCAAGACGACGCTGCTGCGCGCCCTGCTCGCCGACGCGCCCGGGGTCGACCGCGACCCGGCCGGCCGCGACGAGGGCACCGTCCGCTGGGGCCACGAGGTGTCGGTGGGCTACTTCTCCCAGGACCACACCGGCGCGATCCCGCACGGCACGACGGCCGTCGAGTGGCTGCACTCCTTCGCGCCCGACGCGCACCGGCAGGACATCCACGGCCTGCTTGGGCAGATGCTGTTCAGCGGCGAGGAAGGCCACAAGCCGACGGCGGCGTTGTCGGGCGGCGAGACGGCCCGGCTGCTCTTCTGCCGGCTGATGCTGCTGAAGCCGAACGTGCTCGTGCTCGACGAGCCGACCAACCACCTCGACCTCGAGTCGATCAACGCGCTGAACGTCGCGCTGCAGAAGTACGAGGGCACGGTCTTCCTCGTGACCCACGACGAGGACCTGATCGACGAGGTCGGCACACGCGTGTGGTCCTGCTCGAAGGACGGGATCGAGGACTGGAAGGGCACGTACGAGGAGTTCGCGGCCGCCCACGCCTGAGTGGGCTCGTCGGTGTCACAGATTCTTCACGGGTCTTCTCCAGTCGAGCTGCCCTAAGCTGACTCGACCTGCCTTGTCCGAAGGAGACCTGATGTCCGACGTGAAGAATCCGGGCCGCCGTGTCGCGCTGCGACGACTGCTGATCGGTGCCTCGACGGCTGCTGCCCTGCTGGGCATGGCCGGCGGCGCCGCCGCGCAGGGCACACGCCCTCGCAATCCGAGCGGGGGCGGCACCCGCCCCAGCGGACCGCCTCCTGGCGGCGGCATGCCGCCCAGCGGCATGGGCCCGCATGGGGGCGGTGGCCAACGGCCGAGTGGCCCTCCCCCCGGCGGAGGCGCGCCGCCGAGCGGCAGCCGTCCCGGCGGCGGACGCGGTCCGCGCGGCTGAGCCGCACTTGCACTACCATCGGGTGGGCTCCCCCACCCGATGCCCCGCCTCACACCGTCGCCCGCCGTCGCGACACGCCTGCTCCGAGGCAGCGCCCTCACTGTCGTCGTGGGCGTGGTGTATCTGGTCACGGCACACTTCAGCACCTTCTGGGCCTCGGACGGGCGGACTGGCACCCCCATCTTCCCGGGCGTCGGCGCGGCGCTGGCCGCCCTGATCCTGTTCGGCCGTGGCTACTGGCCCGCGATCTTCATGGCTCGCCTGCTCGCGTTCTGGCTCGCGGGCACGGCGCGCACGCCGTGGCTGATGCCGGCCATCGCGCTGGCCAACACGGCCGCGGTCTACGCCGGCGCGTACGCCATCGAACGCTGGGGCCGCCTCGACCCGGCCTTGACCCGCCTGCGGGACGTACTGTGGCTGGCCGTGGGCGGCCTGATCGCCGCCTCGGTCGGCGCCACCATCGGCGTGAGCGCGATGGAGGCGGTCGGCGAGGTCGCGTCGGGCGCCTACGCCGCCACCTGGCTGCGTTGGTGGATGGGCAGCATCGGTGGGGTGCTGGTGGTCACGTCGCTGGCGCTGGCCTGGGGTGCGGGGCAGCCGTGGCCACGACGCGGGCGTGACTGGGGCTGGTTGCTGGCGTGCGTGGCCGCGACGTCGGCGGTCAGCGCCTGGGTCTTCTTCGGTACCCCGACCGCGCTGGCCCGCACGTGGTTGGTATTCCCGGTGCTGCTGTGGAGCAGCCTGGCCTTCGGCGTGCGGGGCGCCACCCTGGCGCTGCTGCCCGCCACCCTCATCGGCGTGGCCGGCACCACCATGGGCGTCGGTGTCCTCGGCAGCAGCTTCGAGCCCGACGTCCGCTACGTGCTGCTGCAGCAGTTCGTGACGGCCGCCTCGTTCACCTGTCTGGTGCTCGCCGTGGTCGCCGACGAGCGGCGTGGGAAGGACGCGTTGCGCGACCGCGAGCACCGGCTGCACCTCGCGTTGGCGGCCGCGCGCTCGTTCGGCTTCGAGGTCGACCTGGAGACCGGCGCGGTGACACGCACGCCGGAATGCGCCGAGATCCTGGGCCTGCCGGCCGGCCTGTCCGACCGGGGTACCGTGCAGTCCTACCTCGCGCACGTCCACGAGGACGACCGGGCGCGCGTCGCCCGGACGACCGGCCCGATGTCCATCCGCCAGCCGACCGTGCGCCTCACCTACCGGTTCGTCAGGCCGGACGGGCGCGTGGTGCATCTCGACGAGACCTGCACGGGCGTGTTCGACGCGACCGGGCAGCTGACGCGCCTGGTCGGCGTGACCATGGACGTCACCGACAGGTGGCGCGTGGAGCAGGAGCGCGAGGAGTTGCTGACGCGGGAACGCGCCGCGCGACAGGAGGCCGAGCAGGCAACCCTGCTGCGCGACGAGTTCCTCGGGACCGTCTCCCATGAACTGCGGACGCCGCTCAACGCCATCCTGGGATGGGCGCAGATCCTCCAGTCAGGACCGCGGTCCTCCGAGGCGCTGCAGTCGGGGCTGGCGACGATCGCGCGCAACGCGCGGTTGCAGACGCAGTTGATCGACGATCTGCTCGACCTGAGCCGGATGAGCGCCGGCAAGCTGCGGCTGGATCCCCAGACGGTGGACCTCGCCTCGGTCGTGCACGACGCCGTGCTCGCGGTGACGCCGGCCGCCGCGGCCCGCAGTCTGCGCCTGCAGTGCGTGGCCGCCGAGGGCGCTCGCGTGCACGGCGACCCCGACCGGCTCCAGCAGGTCTGCTGGAACCTGCTCGTCAACGCGGTCAAGTTCACCGAGCCCGGCGGGGCCGTCCGGGTCGAAGTCGTGTCGCAAGGCGCTCAGCATTGCATCCGCGTGAGCGACACGGGGGCCGGCATCGCCCCCCATTTCCTGCCGCATGTCTTCGATCGCTTCCGGCAGGCCGACGGCTCGACGACGCGTCGGCACAGCGGCCTGGGCATCGGCCTCGCCCTGGTCCGGCAGATCGTCGAGATGCACGGCGGCACGGTGCGGGCCGACAGCCGCGGCGAGGGACTCGGCGCCACCTTCACCGTGTGCATGCCCGCCCTGCGCGCGCCGGCGAGCGCGGGCACCGGCACCGCGCCCGAGGCGCCGTCCGGTCTCGCGGCCCCGCTCAGGACGGCGCAGGCGCCGCTCCGCGTGCTGGTCGTCGACGACGATGAGGACGCGCGCGAGATTGCCGCGCAGTTCCTCCGCAGCCACGGCGCCGACGTGGCCACGGCCGAATCAGCCGACGAAGGACTCGCCGTGCTCTGCGACTACCGCCCGGACGTGCTGGTGGCCGACGTCGGGATGCCCGGCGTGGACGGGTATGCGTTCATCCGCGCCGTGCGTGCCCTTCCGAGCGGCCAGGCGCGCACGCCCGCGGTGGCCATGACCGCACTGGTGCGCGACGACGATCGCCGGCGGGCGCTCGAGGCGGGCTTCCAGGCCCACCTGCCCAAACCCATCACGCGTGAAGGCCTGATCGCCGTCGTCACTCGCCTATCGCCAGCGCGACATCCAGCGTGATCACGCCGGGCGCGGCTTCCACCCGCACCGATCGGACGTGACGCAACAGCGCGGTGGCGTCGATGGCGGTCGGCGTCGCCGCAGCGCGCTGTGGAGCGGCGGTCGTTGCGTCAGCGAGCGCTTCCGCAATCAGCTCGTTGACGAGGGCCACCTGCAAGGGCACCGACGCGGTGACCCGCGTCCCGGCGATCGCTGGAAGTCCGGCGGCCACCTGCTGCTGCAGCCAGGCGAGAAGGCGTCGTTCGCTCATCGGGGTGCCTCGGGGTCGACTCGCGCCTCGAGGTCCACTTCGAGGCCGTCGGTTGTGGGGATGAACGTCAGGGATCGGACGTGGCGCCACAGCGGCGCCAGCGCGTGAAGCGGGCCTTGGTCGAGCGCCACCCGCACAAGGCGCCCGTCGAGGCGCACGAAGGGCGGCAGGGCCACTGTGCGGAGGCCCCAGGCGACCAGTTGAGAGGCGAGCTCGACGGTCAGTTCGGGACGCGGCCGGAGCGTCGCCGACGGGCGGATGCGGGCGTTGGCGTGCAGCCCGCCATACCGCACCTGCACCTGCAGTTGCGGCCCGAGCGCGACGGCCAGCCCTGCCGGCACGCCGGGCAGGTGCGCCAGCAGTCCGTCGATCAGGCCCTGCCTCAGCGGCAGTCGGACGCGCACGTGCGCGCCCGCCATGCGCGCGCCCCCTGTCTCCAGTTCCGCCCTGAGGCGGTCCAGCAATGCCATGCCTGAACCCTAGCAGGGTTCGGGCCACCCGCTCATTTCCGCTTGCGGCCCAGCTTCACGACGATCTCGTACTCGGCCGCCGTGACCGGTTGCACCGAGAGGCGACTGCCCTTGCGGGTGACCATCATGTGCTCGAGACCCGGGGTGGCCTTCAGCGTCTCCAGCGCGATGGTCGTCTCGAAGGTGGCCACGTAGCCGATGTCGACCATGTACCAGGTCGGAGCGGCCGGGTCGCTCTTCGGATCGAAGTACACGTGCCCCTTGGTCCACGCCGACGGGTCCGGATAGGCGGCCCGCACGACCTCGGCCAACCCCGTCACCCCTGACGGCGACGCGTTGGACGCATAGAAGAGGACCTTGTCGCCGACCTGCATCTCGTCGCGCATGAGATTGCGGGCCTGGAAGTTCCTCACCCCCTCCCAACTGGTCCGGCCGTCTCTTTCAAGATCGTCGATCGTGTAGGCCGAAGGCTCCACCTTCATCAGCCAATACCGTAATGCCATTTGACCTCTACCTAGTTGATTTTGGTTAGCTCAAGCCCGACCAAAAACATTGTCGCGCGTGCGAAGTCAGCCATTCGACGACATTCGTAATTCCATGGGCAAATTGACTTGTTGAGCTGGGGATCCAAAGTGTAATTCTGGCGTCAGATTTAGGACGCGACGTTGGGGGAGCAGCGACGCATTATCCACGCAAGTTGTTGATTCCATTGCGAAATGCACTTGGATCGCCACGTGCACCACGGGGAGACAGCGTGTCGCCCCTTTGTGCACACGCCCATCACCATGCCTCGATCGCTCGCCCTCGCTGCTGCTGTCCTTCTCGCCGTCGTCACGACGGTCGCTCCCACGCCGGTTCAGGCCCAGTCCGCCCCGGACCTCTTCGTCGCTGCACAGGGGGGCTCCAACGCCTCGCGTCGCGACGTCCCGAGCCGCCGGGTACGGAAGGCCCGCCTGAACCTGAACGCCCTCAACGCCCCCACGATGCGCCTGCGGTTGTTCGACGACGTCCAGCCGGTGCTCACCCGGACGCGCATCAAGCAGCCGGCCGCCGACCAGCTCGTCTGGATCGGCCGAGGCGACAACGGCGAGCAGGCGGTCCTCGCCATGGCGCGCGGCGTCATGACGGGCACCGTCTTTGCCGACGGCCGGGTCTTCGAAATCGGCCTCGAGCCCGACGGTCAGTACAGCATCGCCGAAATCGACTCGGCCGCCTTCCCGACCGACGACCCCGAGTTCGAGGGCATCAACTTCGAGATTCTCGAGGATCCGGGCAACTTCGTGGGTGACCAGGTGGTGGCTGGCGCCGACGGGCCGGCGACGGTCGATGCCCTGACGGGCACCCCCGTGCAGGTCGACGTGATGGTCGTCTGGACGCCGAGCGCCGAACTGGCCGCCGGTGGCGCGGCGGCCATGAACAGCCTGGCCCTGGCCTCCATCGACAACGCCAACCTGGTGTACGCCAACAGCGGCGTCAACGCGGTGCTCAACCTGGTCTACGCCGGGCAGGTCAATTACACCGAGAACCCCGCCAGCATCACCACCGACCTGAGCAACCTGCGCGGCACGACCGACGCCTACCTCAACGACGTGCACGCGAAGCGCGACGAGGTCGGCGCCGACATCGTCACCCTGTTCGGCGAGGGCTACCGGAACAACGGCTACTGCGGCTACGGCGGCATCATGACGACCGTGTCCACCTCGTACGCACCCTACGCCTTCAATGTGGTGGATCGCTCGTGCGCGGTGAGCAACCTCTCGTTCGCACACGAAGTGGGCCACAACCAGGGACTGCACCATGACCCGGCCAACGCCTCGAGCGCGGCCTCCACGCCGTACGCGTACGGCTACCAGGATCCGGCCGGCGCCTTCCGCACGCTGCTGTCCTACGGCAGCGCGACGCGGGTGCCCTACCTGTCGAGCCCGACGCTGTACTACAACGGCCGCGTGATGGGCACGAGCACGCAGGACAACGCCCGCGCCCTGGCGGCCAACATCGCGACGGTCGCCGCCTTCAAGAGCGTCGGCGGCACGACGACGCCGACCACGCCGACCACGCCCACCTGCTCGTACTCGGTCTCGACGACGTCACTGTCGTTCGCCTCGACAGGCGGCTCCAAGTCGGTGACGGTAACGGCCACGGCGGGATGCAGCTGGTCGACCGCCAACGACGCGGCCGTGACCTGGGTCGGCATGAGCACCGGCGCCGGCACCGGCAGCGGCACGGTGACGGTGACCACGCAGGCCAACAGCAGCAGCGCGCGCAGCACCACCATCACGATCGCGGGCACGCAGATCGCCGTCAGCCAGGCGGCGCCGAAGGTGAATCGCCGGAAGTAGCCGCCTCAGGTCGCCGGCGCTGCGGAATGGCATGGAGAAGGCCGGGCCCCTCGGGTCCGGCCTTCGGTGCATCAGGCGGGGTCGCGCGACGACTCAGCGCGCGTAGTAGTCCTTGTACATGCCGCGACGGAACAGCCAGCCGCCGAGCGGCCCGAGCCACCCGAGCACGTAGTACATGTGCTTGAGGTCGATCATCTCGATCAGGTTGCCGTCGAAGTCGCGCACGAAGAAGAACCAGTG from Luteitalea sp. TBR-22 includes:
- a CDS encoding ABC-F family ATP-binding cassette domain-containing protein; translation: MIAVHGVSMRYGSKVLFDDVTTTFSAGRRYGLTGPNGAGKSTFMKLLTGELQPQKGSVVRPEKLGILRQDQFAFDEFRVVDTVIMGNARLWSALEERDRLYEKHDMTDEDGMRLGELEGIVGEEDGYSAESDAAILLAGLDIPDALHEKKMRELQGGQKVRVLLAQALFGHPQALLLDEPTNHLDLDSIHWLKDFLVRYEGSLIVISHDRHFLNAVCTHIADIDYETIITYTGGYDDMVLAKTQIRSRIEADNAQREKKIAQLNEFIARFSAGTRSSQVTSRKKEVERLQTNDLARSNIQRPFINFRIERPSGKLALECKGVSKAYGDLEVVRDFTAIVNRGEKVVIVGRNGVGKTTLLRALLADAPGVDRDPAGRDEGTVRWGHEVSVGYFSQDHTGAIPHGTTAVEWLHSFAPDAHRQDIHGLLGQMLFSGEEGHKPTAALSGGETARLLFCRLMLLKPNVLVLDEPTNHLDLESINALNVALQKYEGTVFLVTHDEDLIDEVGTRVWSCSKDGIEDWKGTYEEFAAAHA
- a CDS encoding EVE domain-containing protein encodes the protein MALRYWLMKVEPSAYTIDDLERDGRTSWEGVRNFQARNLMRDEMQVGDKVLFYASNASPSGVTGLAEVVRAAYPDPSAWTKGHVYFDPKSDPAAPTWYMVDIGYVATFETTIALETLKATPGLEHMMVTRKGSRLSVQPVTAAEYEIVVKLGRKRK
- a CDS encoding ATP-binding protein, which translates into the protein MPRLTPSPAVATRLLRGSALTVVVGVVYLVTAHFSTFWASDGRTGTPIFPGVGAALAALILFGRGYWPAIFMARLLAFWLAGTARTPWLMPAIALANTAAVYAGAYAIERWGRLDPALTRLRDVLWLAVGGLIAASVGATIGVSAMEAVGEVASGAYAATWLRWWMGSIGGVLVVTSLALAWGAGQPWPRRGRDWGWLLACVAATSAVSAWVFFGTPTALARTWLVFPVLLWSSLAFGVRGATLALLPATLIGVAGTTMGVGVLGSSFEPDVRYVLLQQFVTAASFTCLVLAVVADERRGKDALRDREHRLHLALAAARSFGFEVDLETGAVTRTPECAEILGLPAGLSDRGTVQSYLAHVHEDDRARVARTTGPMSIRQPTVRLTYRFVRPDGRVVHLDETCTGVFDATGQLTRLVGVTMDVTDRWRVEQEREELLTRERAARQEAEQATLLRDEFLGTVSHELRTPLNAILGWAQILQSGPRSSEALQSGLATIARNARLQTQLIDDLLDLSRMSAGKLRLDPQTVDLASVVHDAVLAVTPAAAARSLRLQCVAAEGARVHGDPDRLQQVCWNLLVNAVKFTEPGGAVRVEVVSQGAQHCIRVSDTGAGIAPHFLPHVFDRFRQADGSTTRRHSGLGIGLALVRQIVEMHGGTVRADSRGEGLGATFTVCMPALRAPASAGTGTAPEAPSGLAAPLRTAQAPLRVLVVDDDEDAREIAAQFLRSHGADVATAESADEGLAVLCDYRPDVLVADVGMPGVDGYAFIRAVRALPSGQARTPAVAMTALVRDDDRRRALEAGFQAHLPKPITREGLIAVVTRLSPARHPA
- a CDS encoding reprolysin-like metallopeptidase is translated as MPRSLALAAAVLLAVVTTVAPTPVQAQSAPDLFVAAQGGSNASRRDVPSRRVRKARLNLNALNAPTMRLRLFDDVQPVLTRTRIKQPAADQLVWIGRGDNGEQAVLAMARGVMTGTVFADGRVFEIGLEPDGQYSIAEIDSAAFPTDDPEFEGINFEILEDPGNFVGDQVVAGADGPATVDALTGTPVQVDVMVVWTPSAELAAGGAAAMNSLALASIDNANLVYANSGVNAVLNLVYAGQVNYTENPASITTDLSNLRGTTDAYLNDVHAKRDEVGADIVTLFGEGYRNNGYCGYGGIMTTVSTSYAPYAFNVVDRSCAVSNLSFAHEVGHNQGLHHDPANASSAASTPYAYGYQDPAGAFRTLLSYGSATRVPYLSSPTLYYNGRVMGTSTQDNARALAANIATVAAFKSVGGTTTPTTPTTPTCSYSVSTTSLSFASTGGSKSVTVTATAGCSWSTANDAAVTWVGMSTGAGTGSGTVTVTTQANSSSARSTTITIAGTQIAVSQAAPKVNRRK